A genomic stretch from Desulfotignum balticum DSM 7044 includes:
- a CDS encoding serine hydrolase domain-containing protein, which produces MAGEKVGIMTSDPVSNMMDRGIRENVFPGAVLLCAKYDKILYHRAFGVMDLQTNHPMKTDAVFDLASLTKPLATAVAMMVLVQTRQLTLDVRLKDLLPATIQTPKAGITLDMLLRHTSGLPAHRNFFEQATGQPDPLAVMDHLVLTEPLMALPGAKQVYSDLGYMLLSKVIRVVTQTRLDRFVQNHVYQPLGIEDLFFIDMAAPSMPVDQARLVSTQNCPWRGRVLTGEVDDENAWVSGGIQGHAGLFGSADGVHRLCLEMLQAIKYQSPQVLDPGTAARFIQKYPGHTHVAGFDTPSQTGSSTGRYFSALTVGHLGFTGTSFWIDPDTGAIVVLLTNRVHPSRFNLKIKKFRPAIHDCIARCILR; this is translated from the coding sequence ATGGCCGGCGAAAAAGTGGGGATCATGACATCGGATCCTGTGTCAAACATGATGGACCGGGGAATCAGAGAAAACGTGTTTCCCGGTGCCGTGCTGTTGTGTGCAAAATATGATAAAATTCTGTATCATCGGGCGTTCGGCGTGATGGATCTGCAAACAAACCACCCCATGAAAACAGATGCCGTGTTTGATCTGGCCTCACTGACCAAACCGCTGGCCACGGCTGTCGCCATGATGGTGCTGGTGCAAACCCGTCAACTGACGCTGGATGTCCGCCTGAAAGACCTTTTGCCGGCCACGATCCAAACGCCCAAAGCAGGAATCACCCTGGACATGCTGCTGAGACATACCTCCGGGCTGCCGGCCCACAGAAACTTTTTTGAACAGGCCACCGGTCAGCCGGACCCTCTTGCGGTGATGGATCATCTGGTTCTCACAGAACCGTTGATGGCATTGCCCGGGGCAAAACAGGTGTACAGCGATCTGGGCTATATGCTGCTTTCCAAAGTGATCCGGGTCGTTACACAGACCCGGTTGGACCGGTTTGTCCAAAATCACGTCTATCAGCCCCTGGGCATTGAAGATCTGTTTTTTATCGATATGGCCGCCCCTTCCATGCCTGTGGATCAAGCCCGGCTGGTGTCCACCCAGAATTGCCCCTGGCGGGGGCGGGTGCTCACCGGAGAGGTGGACGATGAAAACGCCTGGGTGTCCGGGGGTATTCAGGGGCATGCCGGCCTGTTCGGGTCTGCGGACGGGGTGCATCGTCTGTGTCTGGAGATGCTTCAGGCCATCAAATACCAGTCTCCTCAGGTCCTGGATCCCGGGACGGCGGCTCGATTCATCCAAAAATATCCCGGTCATACCCACGTGGCGGGATTTGATACCCCGTCCCAGACCGGATCATCCACGGGGCGGTATTTTTCTGCATTGACTGTGGGACATCTGGGGTTCACGGGGACGTCTTTCTGGATCGATCCGGATACCGGCGCCATTGTTGTTTTATTGACCAACCGGGTGCATCCGTCCCGTTTTAACCTGAAAATCAAAAAATTCAGGCCGGCGATCCATGACTGTATTGCCCGGTGTATTTTAAGGTGA
- the mreC gene encoding rod shape-determining protein MreC has translation MISLTSRQNFDVQGPENVLITLTAPFQLAVQRSVYFVSTVWKNYFACVSAARENTVLKQQLTLAEQIENQNRELTVENARLKKFLAFSSTASGTYVAARVIARDPSPWFKTLMIDKGERHGLKKNAPILVPEGIVGQITKVSPNFSRVLLITDRNSAVDALVQTTRARGMVKGNGDSSCSFVYALRKEKIQAGEVIVSSGLDQVFPKGLKIGTVLAVKKDHSHLFQDIIIQTSVDFDKLEEVLVYKQ, from the coding sequence GTGATCAGTCTGACCAGCCGGCAGAATTTTGACGTGCAGGGCCCGGAAAACGTGTTGATCACATTGACGGCCCCCTTTCAACTGGCCGTGCAGCGCTCGGTTTATTTTGTGTCGACTGTCTGGAAAAATTATTTTGCCTGTGTGTCGGCAGCCCGGGAAAACACGGTTTTAAAGCAACAATTGACCCTGGCAGAACAGATTGAAAACCAGAATCGGGAACTGACCGTGGAGAACGCCCGATTAAAGAAATTTTTGGCATTCTCATCGACTGCATCCGGAACCTATGTGGCGGCCCGGGTGATTGCCCGGGACCCGTCTCCCTGGTTTAAAACCCTGATGATTGATAAAGGGGAACGGCACGGCCTGAAAAAAAATGCGCCCATACTGGTTCCGGAAGGCATTGTGGGACAGATCACCAAAGTATCTCCCAATTTTTCCAGGGTCCTGCTTATCACGGATCGGAATTCCGCCGTGGATGCCCTGGTTCAGACCACACGGGCCAGAGGGATGGTCAAAGGCAATGGTGACAGCAGTTGCAGTTTTGTTTATGCCTTGCGTAAAGAAAAGATTCAGGCCGGTGAGGTCATTGTGTCTTCAGGGCTGGATCAGGTCTTTCCCAAGGGGTTGAAAATCGGCACGGTTCTGGCGGTTAAAAAAGATCATTCCCATTTGTTCCAGGATATCATCATTCAGACCAGTGTGGATTTTGATAAACTGGAAGAGGTGCTGGTATATAAACAATGA
- a CDS encoding rod shape-determining protein, with product MNFITDSLLGAFSNDLAIDLGTANTLVYVKGKGIVLSEPSVVAVRIDARAKNRVLAVGMEAKRMLGRTPGNIVAIRPMRDGVIADFEVTEAMLKHFIRKVHNNRKTMVRPRIIIAVPSGITQVEKRAVRESAESAGAREVFLIEEPMAAAIGAGLPITEPTCNMVVDIGGGTTEVAVISLAGIVYTQSLRVAGDKMDSSISQHIKRKYNLLIGERTAEIIKNTIGNAYPDPDNLETIEVKGRDLVSGIPKILAIDSEEVRMAISEQIDAIVETVRVALEQTPPELAADIVDSGIVLTGGGALLKNLDKLLQEKSGLPIVVADDPLSTVALGCGKALDSIDILTEVVID from the coding sequence ATGAACTTTATTACGGATTCTTTGCTTGGCGCCTTTTCAAATGACCTGGCCATTGATCTGGGAACGGCCAATACCCTGGTGTATGTCAAAGGGAAAGGCATTGTATTGAGTGAACCCTCTGTGGTGGCGGTGAGAATCGACGCCCGGGCAAAAAACAGGGTTCTGGCGGTGGGTATGGAGGCCAAACGGATGCTGGGCCGGACTCCCGGCAATATCGTGGCCATAAGGCCCATGCGGGACGGGGTGATTGCCGACTTTGAAGTGACCGAAGCCATGCTCAAGCATTTTATCCGAAAAGTGCACAACAATCGGAAAACCATGGTCCGGCCCCGGATTATCATTGCCGTGCCCTCGGGAATCACCCAGGTGGAAAAGCGGGCGGTCCGGGAATCGGCGGAATCCGCCGGTGCCAGAGAAGTGTTTCTGATTGAAGAACCCATGGCTGCAGCCATCGGCGCAGGTCTTCCCATTACAGAACCGACCTGTAACATGGTGGTGGATATTGGCGGCGGCACCACGGAAGTGGCGGTCATCTCTCTGGCTGGCATCGTTTATACCCAGTCTTTGCGGGTGGCCGGCGATAAAATGGACAGCTCTATCAGCCAGCATATCAAGCGTAAATATAATCTGCTCATCGGCGAACGCACGGCGGAAATCATTAAAAACACCATCGGCAATGCATATCCGGATCCGGACAATCTGGAGACCATTGAAGTCAAAGGTCGGGACCTGGTATCCGGGATTCCCAAAATTCTGGCCATTGATTCCGAAGAGGTCAGAATGGCCATTTCCGAACAGATTGATGCCATTGTGGAGACGGTGCGTGTCGCTCTGGAACAGACCCCGCCGGAACTGGCAGCGGATATCGTGGACTCGGGAATTGTGCTCACCGGCGGCGGGGCATTGCTGAAAAACCTGGATAAACTGCTTCAGGAAAAAAGCGGCCTGCCCATCGTGGTGGCGGATGATCCATTGTCAACAGTGGCGTTAGGGTGTGGAAAAGCACTGGACAGTATTGATATCTTAACCGAAGTGGTGATCGACTGA
- a CDS encoding S66 peptidase family protein: MGLAAPSAWFDEIRLQQGIICLEKFGFQVQVPDQIFGQKRYLAGDDLCRATVINALAADPDIKGIICARGGFGAMRMLSYVDWPLIQAQPKLFIGFSDATALLTAVMQRANIGVVHGPNLVSLADADFQTRTSFLDTVTGQGTALKIPQGLCVASGRATGILMGGNLATLTHLVGTKFAPDFSRAVLFLEDVGEPAYKIDRMLTQMKMAGLFSCVWAVVTGTFERCDHPEYLPEIFSDIFGEYQVPVLMGLAAGHGRVNLSLPMGCRVDLDADAKTLTWPAKKWGS, translated from the coding sequence GTGGGTTTGGCTGCGCCCAGCGCCTGGTTTGATGAAATTCGGCTGCAACAGGGAATCATCTGCCTGGAAAAGTTTGGATTTCAGGTGCAGGTGCCGGATCAAATTTTTGGACAAAAACGGTATCTGGCAGGGGATGATTTGTGCCGGGCCACCGTGATCAATGCACTTGCCGCCGACCCGGACATCAAGGGGATTATCTGTGCCAGGGGCGGTTTCGGAGCCATGCGCATGCTCTCTTATGTGGACTGGCCCCTGATTCAAGCCCAACCCAAGCTGTTTATCGGGTTTTCAGATGCCACGGCACTGCTGACCGCCGTGATGCAGCGGGCAAACATCGGCGTGGTCCATGGCCCCAATCTGGTGTCTCTGGCAGATGCGGACTTTCAAACACGCACCTCGTTTTTGGATACCGTGACCGGCCAAGGGACCGCATTGAAGATACCCCAGGGGTTGTGTGTGGCATCCGGCCGGGCCACGGGAATTCTGATGGGCGGCAATCTGGCCACATTGACCCATCTGGTGGGAACAAAGTTTGCGCCTGATTTTTCCCGGGCCGTGTTGTTTTTGGAGGATGTGGGGGAACCGGCCTACAAAATCGACCGCATGCTGACCCAGATGAAAATGGCCGGGTTGTTTTCTTGCGTCTGGGCCGTGGTGACCGGCACGTTTGAACGGTGTGATCATCCGGAATACCTGCCTGAGATTTTTTCCGATATTTTTGGTGAATACCAGGTGCCTGTTTTGATGGGACTTGCCGCAGGGCATGGGAGGGTGAACCTGTCTTTGCCCATGGGATGCCGGGTGGATCTGGATGCCGACGCGAAAACACTGACATGGCCGGCGAAAAAGTGGGGATCATGA